The following proteins are encoded in a genomic region of Planococcus lenghuensis:
- a CDS encoding magnesium transporter CorA family protein translates to MEKYSFSNDKWQWYGIDPASDEDVQSLPPLADPCRTWLQSLKEDQNNNLEMETTEEGKEALWGSIIYHQNLDKQEGQTILHYCLLQNTLVTNKLAFSRLYHSTEQKLFEKLQQAENAIEGFMILLGEIVASFLQDIDAFEDRMHKLLWRLKENNNEDVLEQIIANRHEILVWENLIIPVIEIQDAMKEAFGDEIADGWNYKRTSRRISRCNNIIQLYDDEIQQMTALENVLSNYRGNNIFKTLTVITLLFTPLTAWGALWGMNFEVMPELSWQYGYLFAIALILFTTGGLFYYLQRKKWMGDILKSGNRKEF, encoded by the coding sequence ATGGAAAAATATTCATTCTCCAATGACAAGTGGCAGTGGTATGGCATTGATCCTGCATCTGATGAAGATGTACAATCGCTTCCCCCATTAGCTGATCCTTGCAGAACGTGGCTTCAATCGCTTAAAGAGGACCAGAACAATAACTTGGAGATGGAAACGACCGAAGAAGGCAAGGAAGCCTTATGGGGATCCATCATTTATCATCAGAACCTTGATAAACAGGAGGGTCAGACGATCCTCCATTATTGTTTATTGCAAAATACGTTAGTCACCAACAAATTAGCGTTCTCCCGTCTATATCATTCGACCGAACAGAAACTGTTCGAGAAACTTCAGCAGGCGGAAAATGCCATTGAAGGATTCATGATCCTGCTGGGGGAAATTGTTGCTTCGTTTCTCCAGGATATCGATGCTTTTGAGGACCGGATGCACAAGCTGCTTTGGCGGCTGAAAGAGAACAACAACGAAGACGTGCTCGAACAAATCATCGCAAACCGACATGAAATTCTCGTCTGGGAAAACCTGATCATACCCGTTATCGAAATACAGGATGCGATGAAAGAAGCGTTTGGCGATGAGATCGCAGACGGATGGAATTATAAAAGAACATCAAGAAGAATCAGCAGATGCAACAACATCATCCAGCTGTATGATGACGAAATCCAGCAAATGACGGCTCTTGAAAATGTCCTTTCCAATTACCGGGGAAATAACATCTTCAAAACCTTGACGGTCATCACGCTGCTGTTCACCCCTCTTACCGCTTGGGGTGCATTATGGGGTATGAACTTCGAAGTGATGCCCGAGCTCAGCTGGCAATACGGCTACCTCTTCGCCATTGCGCTTATCCTTTTCACGACAGGCGGTCTCTTCTACTACCTTCAAAGGAAAAAATGGATGGGTGATATCTTGAAAAGCGGAAACAGGAAAGAATTCTAA
- the tnpC gene encoding IS66 family transposase — protein MKLSPEEIKAISHSTPEEIEKVLTGLCTYIEKLETKIEQLETRVQDLERQLGTDSRNSSKPPSSDGFRKPKSLRKPGGKHGAPNGHKGHTLKMSATPDEVIVHEPEICSHCSRLLGEVPVHSCKKRQVLDLPIPRLIYTEHQAAAKRCPNCRHEEYGLFPQEVKAPVQYGDSVQAWTAYLNMYQHLPLERICQLFRDLTGHRPSEGTLLASLEKLSDRLEPHEQTIRARLLASPVVHADETGMPADGRRNWLHLISNAYWTLYYIHPKRGKEAFDDFSFLTAYKGTVVHDFWASYFNPAYKVAHALCGSHLIRECEGIAEYDGHRWAAEMQALLREALAVKKQAAEAGRPVPEKSASAIESRYDEILENRAGEWRVPPPPKKTGERGKHKKTKSANLAERFVLYKADILRFLRDGQVPFDNNQAERDVRMMKVKSKISGPFRTEKGAVQFARIRGFISTVRKQEKNLLESLILVNQGRFSFGAPK, from the coding sequence ATGAAGCTCAGCCCGGAAGAGATCAAAGCAATCAGCCACAGTACGCCCGAGGAAATCGAGAAAGTTCTGACTGGTCTTTGTACATACATAGAAAAACTGGAGACGAAAATCGAACAACTGGAAACCCGGGTACAGGATCTCGAGCGGCAGCTTGGCACTGACAGCCGCAACAGCAGTAAACCACCATCTTCCGATGGTTTCCGGAAACCGAAAAGCCTTCGGAAGCCAGGTGGAAAACATGGAGCACCGAACGGACATAAGGGACATACGCTGAAGATGAGTGCAACACCGGATGAAGTGATCGTCCACGAGCCGGAAATCTGTTCACACTGCAGCCGTCTGCTTGGAGAAGTGCCTGTCCATAGCTGTAAAAAGAGACAGGTGCTAGATCTGCCAATCCCCCGCTTGATCTATACCGAGCACCAGGCGGCTGCCAAGCGCTGCCCGAACTGCCGGCATGAGGAATACGGATTGTTCCCGCAGGAAGTGAAAGCGCCTGTCCAGTACGGGGATAGCGTGCAAGCCTGGACCGCCTACCTGAATATGTACCAGCACCTCCCGCTGGAACGGATCTGCCAGCTGTTCCGCGACCTCACCGGCCACCGCCCGAGCGAAGGCACGCTCCTTGCCAGCCTTGAAAAGCTCTCGGATCGGCTGGAGCCACATGAGCAGACAATCCGAGCCCGCCTGCTGGCCAGTCCCGTCGTCCACGCAGACGAGACTGGAATGCCGGCTGATGGCCGCAGAAACTGGCTCCATCTCATTTCGAATGCATACTGGACGCTTTACTACATCCATCCCAAAAGAGGGAAAGAAGCATTCGATGATTTCAGTTTCCTCACCGCTTATAAGGGAACGGTGGTCCATGATTTCTGGGCCTCCTATTTCAATCCAGCCTACAAGGTGGCGCATGCCCTGTGCGGTTCCCATCTGATTCGGGAATGTGAGGGAATCGCTGAATACGATGGTCACCGGTGGGCAGCTGAGATGCAGGCGCTCCTGCGGGAAGCACTGGCAGTGAAGAAACAAGCCGCAGAGGCCGGAAGGCCGGTTCCGGAAAAATCAGCCAGCGCGATTGAATCCAGGTACGATGAGATCCTGGAAAACAGAGCCGGTGAATGGCGAGTGCCGCCGCCTCCGAAAAAAACCGGTGAGCGCGGAAAGCACAAGAAGACCAAGTCAGCGAATCTTGCCGAGCGGTTCGTCCTGTACAAGGCCGATATCCTGCGGTTTCTTCGGGATGGGCAAGTGCCTTTCGACAACAACCAGGCGGAACGGGATGTGCGGATGATGAAGGTCAAATCAAAGATCTCCGGCCCTTTCCGCACGGAAAAAGGGGCTGTTCAATTCGCCCGGATACGCGGGTTCATTTCCACTGTCCGAAAACAAGAGAAGAACCTGCTTGAATCACTCATTTTGGTGAATCAGGGACGTTTCTCTTTTGGAGCACCTAAGTAG
- a CDS encoding ATP-binding protein, whose amino-acid sequence MLLFILQRARFDDLQLFCQCLKYTKAGAISIYMDPIRHQTLVIEDTVVGIRLEDLPKVFNKGYSELNGRLNDKSSGLGLFLSKTICHRLDYDLTIESKPNQGTKVRITFARDKLIPFS is encoded by the coding sequence TTGTTGCTTTTTATCTTACAGCGGGCGCGCTTTGATGATCTTCAGTTGTTTTGCCAGTGTCTGAAGTACACCAAAGCCGGGGCCATTTCGATTTACATGGACCCCATCCGTCATCAGACGCTCGTCATTGAAGATACCGTTGTCGGCATCCGACTGGAAGATTTGCCGAAAGTGTTCAATAAGGGCTATTCCGAGCTGAATGGCCGGCTGAACGACAAATCATCGGGGCTCGGCCTGTTCCTCAGCAAAACGATCTGCCATCGCCTTGACTATGACCTCACCATTGAATCGAAGCCAAACCAAGGGACGAAAGTACGGATCACATTCGCCCGCGACAAGCTGATTCCGTTCAGTTAA
- a CDS encoding ABC transporter permease: MNSRFFSSLAVRNIQSNKQLYVPYILASIAIVAMFHLMASLLTNEFVQERNASLTMMFEFGAIVIATFAVIFILYTNSFLIKRRKKEIGLYGILGLEKRHVAKILFFESLYTGLASLAAGVLTGLVFGRLFFLLLNYMMNLPVSFDYSTSWLTVLLTAGLFVFIFLLALLYNISQFTFAKPVKLLKGSTEGEREPKGSIMLFGLALIFLGAGYGISIGIDNPLNALTYFFVAVLAVIAGTYFLFIAGSIFILKTLKKNKRFYYRPGPFISVSGMLYWMKQNAAGLANICILSAMVIITVSTTITIFAGTEEILENQLPYENNWTIYGGDLTQEELTESFAGLQDRFRETANEMSLEVTESEAYRFQTFAGKITDGQFEARADVSADDLPLFLQVIPVEDYNRLIGASAELAADEALFYHSDEADVREELTIGGMSYQLSPADPASVSEDGQDITETAMLVVPDLTHIEAIADAYYADFTNEVKAGIDAQISWNTTGTEEEKKAYAAAVQSFVADAPTSSYRSRIAVTKEWYSMNGGFLFLGVFLGLLFTIGTVPITYFKQVSEGYDDRGKYQIMKKVGLDRDMIRDSTRSQLLWMFLLPIAVAVIHVLFAYPIVQKMLMLFGITSNTTWLLSFSGVVMAFALVYYIIYRFTSRVYVSIVR, translated from the coding sequence GTGAATAGCCGGTTTTTCTCCAGTCTTGCCGTCCGTAATATCCAGTCGAATAAACAATTATACGTCCCGTACATTCTGGCATCGATTGCGATTGTCGCGATGTTTCATCTCATGGCCTCTCTCTTGACGAATGAATTCGTCCAGGAGCGGAACGCCTCGCTGACGATGATGTTCGAGTTCGGCGCGATTGTCATTGCGACTTTTGCCGTCATCTTCATCTTGTATACCAATAGTTTTCTGATTAAGCGGCGGAAGAAAGAAATCGGCTTGTACGGCATACTTGGACTCGAAAAACGGCATGTCGCAAAAATCCTGTTTTTTGAGTCCTTATATACCGGACTGGCAAGTCTCGCGGCGGGTGTGCTAACGGGACTCGTATTCGGCCGGCTGTTCTTTTTGCTGCTGAATTACATGATGAATCTGCCGGTCTCGTTCGATTATTCGACGTCCTGGCTGACCGTGCTGCTGACAGCCGGCTTGTTTGTTTTCATTTTCCTGCTGGCGCTTCTATACAACATTAGCCAGTTCACCTTCGCGAAACCGGTCAAACTGCTGAAAGGGTCAACTGAAGGTGAGCGGGAACCGAAAGGATCAATCATGCTGTTCGGATTGGCACTCATCTTTCTTGGAGCCGGTTATGGCATATCAATCGGCATTGATAATCCGCTCAATGCGCTGACGTACTTTTTTGTCGCTGTATTGGCAGTCATTGCCGGCACTTACTTTCTGTTCATTGCTGGCTCCATTTTCATTTTGAAAACGTTGAAGAAGAACAAACGGTTTTATTACCGTCCGGGGCCGTTCATCTCGGTCTCCGGCATGCTGTACTGGATGAAGCAGAACGCGGCCGGACTGGCAAATATCTGTATTCTTTCGGCGATGGTGATCATCACCGTCTCCACCACCATCACGATTTTTGCCGGCACGGAAGAAATCCTTGAAAATCAGTTGCCCTATGAGAATAATTGGACCATCTACGGCGGTGACCTGACGCAGGAAGAGCTGACTGAATCCTTTGCCGGTCTGCAGGACCGCTTCCGGGAGACGGCTAATGAAATGAGCCTAGAAGTGACCGAATCCGAGGCATACCGGTTTCAAACGTTTGCGGGGAAAATCACCGACGGGCAATTTGAGGCCCGGGCAGATGTCAGCGCCGATGACTTGCCGCTGTTCCTTCAGGTCATTCCGGTCGAGGATTACAACCGGCTGATCGGCGCATCGGCTGAGCTCGCTGCCGATGAAGCGCTGTTTTATCATTCGGATGAGGCTGATGTGCGGGAAGAGCTGACAATCGGCGGCATGTCGTATCAGCTGTCACCAGCAGACCCGGCGTCCGTTTCGGAAGACGGGCAGGATATTACTGAAACAGCGATGCTTGTGGTTCCGGACTTAACGCATATCGAGGCGATTGCTGATGCCTACTATGCCGATTTTACAAATGAAGTCAAAGCGGGCATCGATGCACAGATCAGCTGGAATACGACAGGGACAGAGGAAGAGAAAAAAGCATATGCTGCGGCCGTGCAATCGTTTGTGGCCGATGCGCCGACGTCCAGTTACAGATCACGGATCGCCGTGACGAAAGAATGGTACAGCATGAACGGCGGTTTCCTGTTCCTCGGCGTGTTCCTTGGCCTGCTGTTTACGATCGGCACCGTGCCCATCACGTATTTCAAACAAGTGTCAGAAGGCTACGACGACCGCGGGAAATACCAGATCATGAAGAAAGTCGGACTCGACCGCGACATGATCCGGGATTCGACTCGTTCCCAACTTCTATGGATGTTCTTGCTGCCGATCGCAGTCGCCGTCATCCATGTGCTGTTCGCGTACCCGATCGTGCAAAAAATGCTCATGCTGTTCGGCATTACAAGCAACACAACGTGGCTTTTGTCATTCAGCGGTGTTGTCATGGCGTTCGCGCTGGTATATTACATCATTTACCGATTTACATCCCGCGTGTATGTAAGCATCGTTCGTTAA
- a CDS encoding alpha/beta hydrolase family protein, translating to MDIQIQNQDLTFEGKIVQETITGTFTQQGQSVPFELAKGETEEVEEPQEEGESIQTEVENGTMQALLEIPGGEGPFPVMILIAGSGPTDKNGNSPALPGKNNSLKLLAKELAAEGIATIRYDKRGVGDNMALVSSEQELRFNDYIQDVAAWVRYAKNSELFSTETRRPSGDS from the coding sequence ATGGACATTCAAATTCAAAATCAGGATCTTACCTTTGAAGGGAAGATTGTACAGGAAACGATCACCGGAACGTTTACCCAGCAAGGCCAGTCGGTGCCGTTTGAATTGGCGAAAGGTGAAACAGAAGAAGTAGAGGAACCACAGGAAGAAGGGGAATCGATCCAGACGGAAGTGGAAAACGGTACGATGCAAGCGTTGCTCGAAATACCGGGAGGAGAAGGACCATTTCCGGTCATGATTTTGATCGCCGGCTCGGGACCGACTGACAAGAACGGAAATTCCCCTGCACTGCCTGGCAAGAACAACAGCTTGAAACTGCTGGCTAAGGAGCTAGCTGCGGAAGGAATCGCCACCATCCGCTATGATAAGCGGGGAGTCGGCGATAATATGGCATTAGTCAGTTCGGAACAAGAACTGCGGTTCAACGATTATATTCAGGATGTTGCCGCATGGGTCCGCTATGCAAAAAACAGCGAGCTGTTTTCAACTGAAACAAGGCGACCAAGTGGAGACAGTTAG
- a CDS encoding alpha/beta fold hydrolase, producing the protein METVSPELQTLFRPSVQPYMISWLQYDPRQELAELDIPVLILNGTRDIQVPASNAEALHEVKPEAELLIIENMNHVLKEAPAGSDANIATYSNPDLPLADGLVDGIVEFLNE; encoded by the coding sequence GTGGAGACAGTTAGTCCCGAACTACAGACCCTCTTCCGCCCTTCTGTCCAGCCGTATATGATTTCCTGGCTTCAATACGACCCGAGGCAGGAACTGGCGGAGCTAGATATACCGGTGTTGATCCTCAACGGGACGCGTGATATACAAGTTCCTGCTTCCAATGCGGAAGCGCTGCATGAAGTGAAACCGGAAGCGGAGCTGCTGATCATAGAGAACATGAATCACGTGCTGAAAGAAGCACCTGCAGGCAGCGACGCAAACATCGCTACCTATTCGAACCCTGACTTGCCGCTGGCTGATGGTCTGGTCGATGGGATCGTGGAATTTTTGAACGAATAA
- a CDS encoding polysaccharide pyruvyl transferase family protein, whose product MNNRNLSIPKQNNVENILYLGWLGNGNVGDDLLFELFKEMFLSRHQPEQENTVPNIDTFPPVPGYRADVSRYGLVVLGGGSLIDSSFWLLNVCAEAIEHGIPVVSWGTGADGIPRDASMDNVRLPAEQANAFKEIYEQLDYLSVRGPYTKNMVLNTGLVNAIHEIGDPALIYAPELFGDKLEKKADRNIILVNWGTSNNNIFGKNEAAVEAEMVAAIRSLTAKGYDVLCYPIWTEDIKHVKQLAEKIDDPRCHAISEVYEPQLLQKLISEAYLTINFKLHANIMSASGDRPFVSLAYRGKCLDFAATVDCSEFALPTDQVTADQILQAVEDIEHNYDSVVARFQSAKETYYPRVVESILQISETLNRHTVKNKTNPQQS is encoded by the coding sequence ATGAATAACAGGAATTTGTCCATTCCAAAACAGAATAACGTGGAGAATATCTTATACTTAGGATGGCTCGGGAATGGCAATGTCGGGGATGATTTGTTGTTTGAATTGTTCAAGGAAATGTTTCTTTCCCGTCATCAGCCGGAACAGGAAAACACGGTGCCGAATATTGATACGTTCCCGCCTGTCCCCGGTTATCGAGCGGATGTCTCCCGCTACGGCCTTGTGGTGCTGGGCGGCGGTTCACTGATCGATTCTTCGTTCTGGCTTTTAAACGTATGCGCGGAAGCCATTGAGCACGGAATACCGGTTGTCTCGTGGGGTACAGGAGCGGACGGCATTCCGCGGGATGCCAGTATGGATAATGTGCGATTGCCGGCTGAACAGGCGAATGCCTTTAAAGAAATATATGAACAGCTGGATTATTTGAGTGTTCGTGGGCCGTACACTAAGAACATGGTACTGAATACAGGACTAGTGAACGCGATACACGAAATCGGAGATCCGGCACTGATTTATGCGCCTGAACTGTTCGGAGACAAGCTGGAGAAAAAAGCTGACCGCAACATCATTCTCGTGAATTGGGGAACATCGAATAACAACATCTTCGGTAAAAATGAGGCGGCGGTCGAAGCGGAAATGGTAGCGGCAATCCGTTCACTGACCGCTAAAGGGTATGATGTGCTTTGCTACCCGATCTGGACGGAGGATATAAAGCATGTGAAGCAATTGGCGGAAAAAATTGATGACCCGCGCTGTCATGCCATTTCGGAAGTATACGAACCGCAATTGCTGCAAAAACTGATCAGTGAGGCGTATTTGACAATTAACTTCAAGCTCCATGCCAATATCATGTCCGCTTCCGGAGACCGCCCATTCGTGTCTCTGGCTTACCGCGGAAAATGCCTGGATTTTGCCGCTACAGTTGATTGCTCGGAGTTTGCACTTCCGACCGATCAAGTGACGGCTGATCAGATTCTCCAGGCGGTTGAGGACATCGAACACAATTACGATAGCGTGGTTGCGCGGTTCCAGTCGGCAAAAGAAACGTATTATCCGCGAGTCGTGGAATCGATTCTACAAATATCTGAAACCCTTAATCGACATACAGTTAAAAACAAGACCAATCCACAACAATCATAG
- a CDS encoding DUF4064 domain-containing protein: protein MKRTGEVVIGSIGAVVYGLVAAFGGMMIWLQSNEDVLEQSLNQAAQENPEVAVGDFGAMIDTIGAGGWLLALTALAAIISGIVAMVLLKGNKNPKVAGIIFIVTAIVAAVITAGAGIIAGIFYLIAGIMCLVRKPSRMIET from the coding sequence ATGAAACGAACAGGAGAAGTCGTAATAGGGAGTATTGGTGCTGTGGTTTATGGACTTGTCGCGGCGTTTGGCGGTATGATGATCTGGCTTCAATCGAATGAAGATGTGCTGGAACAGTCGCTAAACCAGGCAGCTCAAGAAAATCCGGAAGTGGCAGTCGGGGATTTTGGGGCGATGATTGATACAATCGGCGCTGGTGGATGGCTGCTGGCACTTACAGCGCTTGCCGCGATTATTTCAGGAATCGTTGCGATGGTCTTACTCAAAGGGAATAAAAATCCCAAAGTTGCCGGTATCATCTTTATTGTAACAGCAATCGTAGCAGCCGTAATAACGGCGGGAGCTGGTATTATCGCGGGGATTTTCTACTTAATCGCCGGAATCATGTGTCTTGTTCGGAAGCCGTCCCGGATGATTGAAACTTGA
- a CDS encoding YrhK family protein, producing MNIKKKQESVYIDAGQHELVIKQRYQVLSYLNDILLGVLYLIGSILFLSDVSQTIAISFFIGGSILMIARAVINIAKGIHLKRISN from the coding sequence ATGAACATCAAGAAAAAACAGGAATCTGTTTATATAGATGCCGGACAACATGAACTCGTAATCAAGCAAAGATATCAGGTGCTGTCCTACCTGAATGATATCCTCCTCGGTGTTTTATATTTAATCGGCAGTATCTTGTTCCTATCGGATGTCAGCCAGACAATCGCCATTTCCTTTTTTATTGGCGGCAGCATTTTAATGATTGCCCGGGCTGTCATCAATATCGCGAAGGGTATTCATCTTAAACGGATAAGTAATTGA
- a CDS encoding GatB/YqeY domain-containing protein, with translation MKGQIMMTIKTDIDQHIKEAMKAKDKERLATLRQLKSALQNEQINAKDPLTADEELTVVNREVKQTKEELEGYQKAEGDYAAVISKLEKRLEELSRYLPAQLSEAEVEAAIREVITETGAAGPSDKGAVLKVIMPRLKGKADGKFINQTVARLLGQ, from the coding sequence ATGAAGGGACAGATCATGATGACGATCAAGACAGACATCGACCAGCACATCAAAGAAGCTATGAAAGCGAAAGACAAAGAACGGCTGGCGACACTCCGCCAATTGAAATCCGCCTTGCAGAACGAGCAGATCAACGCAAAAGACCCGCTGACAGCTGACGAAGAACTGACGGTCGTGAACCGGGAAGTGAAGCAGACGAAAGAGGAACTGGAAGGTTATCAGAAAGCGGAAGGGGATTATGCTGCCGTCATCTCGAAACTTGAAAAGCGGTTGGAAGAGCTCTCCCGTTATTTGCCTGCACAGCTGAGTGAAGCGGAAGTTGAAGCGGCTATCCGGGAAGTCATTACTGAAACCGGTGCAGCGGGTCCCTCCGATAAAGGCGCTGTATTGAAAGTGATCATGCCGAGACTAAAAGGCAAAGCAGACGGCAAGTTCATTAACCAGACCGTTGCCCGTCTCCTCGGACAGTAA
- a CDS encoding 5-methyltetrahydropteroyltriglutamate--homocysteine S-methyltransferase has product MTQPATEKAKTNRPFRGDHVGSFLRPERLKKARAQRENGEITNEDLRKIEDEEIIKLIAEQKAAGPKAVSDGEFRRKWWHFDFLAGFDGVELYDAEQGLQFHGKQTKALGIKVTGKIRFNGHYMIDHFKFLRDNAGDAVAKFTIPSPNMLLFRATFEEGVYETEEELFTDLITAYQEVIAALYDEGCRYLQLDDTSWASFFSEEGRATIRAKGKEPSKAAALCARAINEAIAERPADLLVTMHICRGNFQSTYFSSGGYDAMSEIIFGGLAVDGLFLEFDDERSGGFEPLRHINRPDLTVVLGLITSKFGELEDPERVKERIAEAAAYVPLNQLCLSPQCGFASTEEGNLLTAEQQWEKVRHVVNIAHDVWADA; this is encoded by the coding sequence TTGACCCAACCAGCAACCGAAAAAGCGAAAACGAATCGTCCATTCCGAGGCGACCATGTCGGCAGTTTCCTCCGGCCGGAGCGGCTGAAAAAAGCCCGGGCCCAGCGGGAAAACGGAGAAATCACGAACGAGGATCTGCGAAAAATTGAAGATGAAGAGATTATCAAACTGATTGCCGAGCAAAAAGCAGCCGGTCCGAAGGCAGTCTCGGACGGCGAGTTCCGCCGGAAATGGTGGCATTTCGATTTTCTGGCCGGGTTTGATGGTGTGGAGCTGTACGATGCCGAACAAGGACTCCAATTCCACGGAAAGCAAACAAAAGCGCTGGGCATCAAAGTGACAGGAAAAATCCGATTCAATGGGCATTATATGATTGATCACTTCAAATTCCTTCGGGATAACGCTGGTGACGCTGTGGCGAAATTCACAATTCCAAGCCCGAACATGCTGCTGTTCCGGGCGACGTTTGAAGAAGGCGTATATGAAACTGAGGAGGAATTATTCACGGATCTGATCACTGCGTATCAGGAAGTGATTGCGGCCTTATACGACGAAGGCTGCCGCTATCTCCAGCTGGATGATACTTCGTGGGCTTCCTTTTTCTCTGAGGAAGGACGCGCAACCATCCGGGCAAAAGGAAAAGAACCGAGCAAAGCAGCTGCACTTTGTGCCCGGGCGATCAATGAGGCCATTGCAGAGAGGCCTGCGGATCTACTCGTGACGATGCACATCTGCCGCGGCAATTTCCAATCCACGTATTTCTCGAGCGGCGGATACGACGCAATGTCTGAAATCATCTTCGGCGGTCTGGCCGTCGATGGACTGTTTCTTGAATTCGATGACGAGCGATCAGGCGGGTTTGAACCGCTTCGCCATATCAACCGGCCGGATTTGACGGTCGTGCTGGGACTCATCACATCCAAGTTTGGCGAACTGGAAGATCCGGAACGTGTAAAAGAACGGATTGCAGAAGCTGCTGCCTATGTGCCGCTGAATCAGCTCTGTCTGAGTCCGCAATGCGGCTTTGCTTCGACAGAAGAAGGAAATTTGCTGACCGCTGAGCAGCAATGGGAAAAAGTCCGCCATGTCGTGAACATTGCACATGATGTCTGGGCAGATGCATAA
- a CDS encoding FixH family protein, with the protein MKKLVPLLFTAAVLTACDSGESTGAGEAEPSLPEPLEVSLQVQETVVANEPVELTAIVTQGTEAVTGADEVEFEVWQEEEKESSNLLTAGHEGEGVYVAETLFAEAGVYHIQSHVTARDMHTMPETTITVSGPEPALGEETAHPYSHDAHGTVTIHLAEPGAIQLNEPAIFNVHAKSGEVQLTGADVSLELWREGAEKHEWVKLTEQEGAYTGEVTFAEAGTYQVQTHVMKDSDSIHEHTETVIEVLE; encoded by the coding sequence ATGAAAAAACTTGTACCGCTTTTATTCACAGCAGCAGTATTGACTGCATGCGACTCAGGAGAGTCCACTGGTGCGGGGGAGGCTGAGCCTTCACTGCCGGAACCGCTTGAAGTGAGCCTGCAAGTTCAAGAAACCGTTGTTGCAAATGAACCCGTTGAGTTAACGGCAATTGTGACACAAGGAACAGAAGCTGTCACAGGTGCGGATGAGGTGGAATTCGAAGTGTGGCAGGAGGAAGAGAAAGAGAGCAGCAATCTCCTGACGGCCGGTCACGAGGGAGAAGGAGTGTACGTTGCTGAAACCTTGTTTGCCGAAGCCGGCGTCTATCATATCCAATCTCACGTCACAGCAAGAGATATGCATACAATGCCGGAGACCACGATTACAGTCAGCGGCCCGGAACCTGCACTGGGAGAAGAAACTGCGCATCCGTACAGTCATGACGCCCATGGCACAGTCACTATTCACCTGGCTGAGCCCGGAGCGATCCAGTTGAATGAACCGGCGATATTCAACGTTCATGCGAAAAGCGGGGAAGTGCAGCTGACAGGAGCGGACGTCTCGTTGGAGTTATGGCGAGAAGGCGCTGAAAAGCATGAATGGGTGAAGTTGACAGAACAAGAGGGAGCCTACACGGGTGAAGTGACATTTGCGGAAGCGGGTACGTACCAAGTGCAAACCCATGTCATGAAAGATAGTGACAGTATACATGAACACACCGAGACGGTGATCGAAGTTTTGGAATAA
- a CDS encoding DUF4256 domain-containing protein, whose translation MTDISNDQVLTVEQREELLRTLKIRFGKNRHRHSGIVWDRVVEELKANAEKIWSLHEMEKTGGEPDVIELDGHKNGIFFCDCSKESPEGRRSVCYDREALESRKKHKPENSAVDMAMVMGIELLTEEQYRTLQQLEEFDVRTSSWVQTPADIRERGGALFCDRRYGHVFVYLLPWAHSFTG comes from the coding sequence ATGACTGACATCAGTAATGACCAGGTGTTGACTGTGGAGCAGCGTGAAGAATTACTCCGCACACTTAAAATCCGGTTTGGGAAAAACAGGCACCGCCACAGCGGTATTGTTTGGGACCGAGTGGTAGAGGAGCTGAAAGCAAATGCCGAAAAAATATGGTCTCTTCACGAAATGGAGAAAACCGGCGGGGAACCGGACGTAATCGAATTGGACGGACATAAAAACGGAATCTTTTTTTGCGACTGCTCGAAAGAGAGCCCGGAAGGACGCAGAAGTGTCTGCTATGACCGGGAAGCACTGGAATCGAGAAAAAAACATAAGCCTGAAAACTCGGCGGTGGATATGGCAATGGTCATGGGGATTGAGCTGCTGACCGAAGAACAGTACAGAACGCTGCAACAGCTGGAGGAATTCGATGTGAGAACTTCGAGCTGGGTACAGACCCCTGCGGACATTCGGGAACGGGGCGGAGCGTTATTTTGCGACCGGCGCTACGGCCATGTCTTCGTGTATCTTTTGCCATGGGCTCATTCATTTACTGGATGA
- a CDS encoding cytochrome c oxidase subunit 2A: MSKSIRKQLGIDRHSTAEEYSLKGTFVSVLILAAVMIVSWFGIMVLFLDRL, from the coding sequence ATGAGCAAGTCTATCCGCAAGCAGCTCGGTATAGACAGACACAGCACCGCAGAAGAGTATTCATTGAAAGGAACGTTTGTATCTGTCCTGATCTTAGCGGCAGTCATGATTGTTTCCTGGTTCGGCATCATGGTTCTTTTTTTAGACCGGCTTTAA